The nucleotide sequence CTTGGCGTTTGCACGTGAACGAACAACATTGATGTCGTCAGCCGCTTTTTGCATTTCACCCAACTGAATATAAGCCTCGGCCCGATTCAAATAGGTCTCTGCCAATCGCATATAGTAACAATCTTTCCACGTATATCCGGCGCCGCTACGAAGTGGTTCTGCCTGAATATGACAAGGATCGCCAACCTTACCAATCCAATAAGGATAAATAAAATTACAAGTATCCTTCATTTGGTTACGGCCATTCGTTTCATAACTGCCCCATAAGGAAAAATCAATTACTTTCCCGTTATAAGGCGATGCAGGATTTTGAAAATAGTAGGTTCTTTTAATATTATGAGGAGCATTTCGAATATCATTCATCCAATCCGATGCCCAGACTTCATGTGTGACATGATAGGTCGGACGTGACCAAGAAACCGGCCGACTCAACGTATCCGAATATCCTGTATATTTCCCATCGATCAGTTCTCCTAATATGCACGCATATCCGGCCGGGTCTTTCCCCAAAGAATAGTAACGGGGACCATGACGGCGAGGTCCGTTATTTTGCCCGCCTCCGCCCGACAGATTTGCCCCAAATTGGCCAACCCATATTGCCTCTTTGTTTTCATTCAAATTTTGATTTCCGTAAGCAAACAGGTCCAGAAAAACATCACCTGTTCCAAAAACATCTTTTGTAGAACCGAACCGCTCGGTCATCAACCGATAACCAAAATCATTGATCACATGCGTAGACGCTTCAATCGCTTCGGCATATTTGCCATCCTGCAAATAGACTTCAGCCAGCAAATGATAAGCAGCCCCTTTCGTTACACGCCCTTTCTTTTCTTCCTTGCCAGGATCAGGAAGATGCTGGGCCGCAAAAAGCAAATCATTTTCTATCTGGGCGTACACTTTTTCCAATGGAGTACGAACATATTCTGTCTCTGGCGTACTAACTGCTTCCAGTAACAATGGAACATCTCCATAAAATGAAGTAAGCAGACGATAGGCATAAGCACGAAAGAAAAGAGCTTCCCCTTTATACGCCGCTTGTTGTTCGGCACTCTCCCAACCTGTTGTTCTCTCATCATCGATATACAACAACAATTCATTGGAGCGGCTGATCAGCTTATACATATTATTCCATAACTTATAAAACAAGCTGTTGGAAGGAGTCATGACATCATAAGTAACTCCTCCCGGATTCTCACCATTATAACTGACATCAGCCATCGTACTATAAAAATAGACTATTGCATCCCCTCCATAATACAAATCATCTCGCAAAGAACTATGAAGACCATTTATTCCCAATTTAATACCTGAAACCTCCGTATAAGTATTTTCCGAAGACAAGAAGTCCAAAGGTGTCTCTTTTAAAAAATCACTATTACAGCCTGATAATCCTCCTAAAAGGAACGCAACGGCCACACATTTTGATAAAAGCGTATTTGATATAAAATTACATTTCATGATTCTAGAAATTAAAGCGTTAACTTGATTCCAAATTGCAAACTACGAGTCAAAGGGAATGAAGTATATTCAGGATCCCATCCTTCCCAACCGGTAAAAGTATAGAGGTTTTTTCCCGTCAGAAACAATTGCAGCGAACCAAGAACTCCGGTCTTCCGCAACAATTTCTTGTCAAACGTATACATCAGCGAAACATCTTGAAGACGTGCGAATCCCCTATTTTGATAAATATTAGTAGAGACCTGTTGGTTCCTAAACAAAGTACCACTCTCGTTCGAATGATTTTCCGGAGTCCAATAATCCCTTACTGAAGGCTGGTTCAAGCGAATCACATAGTCGGAACTGTTTTCCGGGGTCAAAAGGCCGTTGCCGGAAATATAATAACCTCCGCCACCCAGCATCGAGTTCAATATAAAATACAAAGACCAGTTCTTCCATGTCAACGTATTGCTAAAGCTTAAACGGCAACTCGGATTCGTATTTCCTATAATTTTTCGATCATGCTCGGCATCAATCTTGCCATCTTTATTCAAGTCGGCAAATTTCTGCTGCCCCGGATACCAGCCATCATAGATGTTGCCTGAAAACAAATCCTCTTCTTGCCAGATACCCAACATCTCATACGAATAGACAGCACCGATCGACTCACCGACAAACCATCCGTTCGCCAAATCCTGCGTACTCCCGTCTCCATAAAGATCAGTGATTTTATCTCGGTTCAACGAGAAAGTAAAACCAGATAACCAAGAGAAGTTGCGGTTTTGGATATTCACGGAGTTCAATTCAACTTCAACCCCTTTGTTGTCAATACCGCCTAAGTTTGCCCACACATTGCTGTACCCGGTAACATTTGGCAGAGTCCGCTTGACCAATACATCTTTCGTATGCGATTTATATACCTCAAACGATCCAGTCAAACGCTGATTTAAGAAGCCGAAATCTAGACCAAGATTCCAAGAAGAAGTCCGTTCCCATTTCAAATCCTTGTTTGCCATGGATGAAGGATATACAGAAATGACCATTTCGTCGTCGTAGTTGTAAGCCCCTATGCCCAATTTAGCCAACGAAACATAACGGTCGATTCCCTGGTTTCCATTCTGTCCGTAAGAAAGACGCAACTTCAAATAAGTATCCTTAAATGGATTAAAATTTTCTTCTGAAATTACCCAGCCGATAGAGGCAGAAGGAAGTGTTACATATTTATTATTGATTCCGAATCCAGAATAGCCATCCCGGCGGACCGTCCCTGTCAACAAATAACGACTCTTGTAATTATAACTGATACGCCCCATCAAACCAAGATTGGTTTCCTGCCATGCCGAACTTTCTTCAGAAAATAATGTCCCGAGAGACAGGTTATTATAACTCAAGTTATCCGTATCAAACGATTCAGCAGTAGCCATAGTGGTATCGCCCCATCTCTCCTCTGTCGTATAAACGAAAGTCGCATTTAACGAATGATCACCGAAAGCTCTTTGATAAGCGAAAATATGGTTAAACAAATAGGAATTCACATTCTCGGGAACCTTTACCGCCTTACCGTTATTGATAAATCCTCCATCCACGTCTGACGGATAGAATGAATTATTATCACGATGATAGCGAGTTGTTGAGTAGTTGAAATCATAAGACAATCCTTTGATGAAAGGCACATCTACGCGTCCGGTCATAGTCAGGAAAAGTGTATTCCGTAAATCCGAGTTGTCAATGAACAAATATTGTAACGGGTCCTTCATGGCAGATTCCATTGCAAATTCCGTACGGTAATATCCCGGCGTTTCAAAATCATACGTTGCCAAGGGAGAAGCTTTAGTCGCATAATCAAAACTGGCGGAGATGCCTGAATAATCCCGGTGAGAATAATTCACATTCGCCCCTAGTTTCAACCAATCCGTAATCTTTGTATCAACTTTTGCATTAAAAGTATAACGGGTAAACTGGTCATTCTTCAATAACCCTTCTTCATTATGATAAGCCCCCGACAGGTAGTAATTAACATTCTCTGAATTTCCGGAAACACCTAGATTGTAATCTTGCGTCCACCCGTTTTGCATCACTTTGTCAATCCAATCAATGTCCGAACCCAAAAGATAATTGTCTTTTTCTTCCTGAGACCGCAAATAATAGGCTTTTGCCTCTTTGCTGGAAATGTCTGTATATGCAGGGCGCCCAATATCACTGGTCGGATTTGTCTTATACCAGGTTCGCAAGTTCTGCTGATAGGCATAGTCCACCAAACGCATCGTGTATTCTTCTGCATTCATATATTCGGCTTTATGATTGGAAGCACCTTGTGTTCCAACAGACATATTAAACGATACGGTTGGTTTATCAGCCTTGCCCTTTTTAGTAGTCACCAAAATCACGCCATTGGCTGAACGCGATCCATAAACAGCGGCAGCGCTTGCATCTTTCAAGATATCAATGCTGCTAACATCGTTCACATTGATATCCGACATAGATCCATTATAAATGATCCCATCTAATACTATCAATGGTGATTGAGAGGCAGAAAACGAGTTATTTCCACGAATACTCAAACTCACATTATCACCTGCATAACCGCTTTGAGCTGTGTTTAGGCCTGCGGTAGATCCGACAAGAGCCTGAGATAAATTAGTACTAGCTATAGCCGGCGAATTTTCCAGGTTTACCCTTTTCACAGCTCCCGTCAAATCTTTCTTTTTCATAGTTCCGTAACCTACCACCACTACTTCTTCCAGTGTTTCCGTGTCTTCCTTTAGCGTGATAGTATAGGAAGTCTGATCCGTAATTTTTATTTCTTGAGAGACATATCCAATGTAGGAAATCCTTAACGTTGCACCAGGAGAAACGCTAAGAACGAAGCGCCCTTCCGAATCGGAAATAACACCATTCATGTTTCCAATTTCCATAATATTTGCACCAATCACTGGTCCGAAAGCATCCATCACAACACCAGTGATTTTTTTCCCTTGCTGAGCTATCTCTTTGAGCCCTGCTTCATTATTTTTTTTATAAAGCAATATATACTTATTGTTTATCTCATATACAATATCCGTGCTTTCAAAGGCTTCATCCAAATAAAAGCCTATTTTTTCAGATTTTTTACGTAAAGCGACCATTCTGTTGATGTTTACTTCCTGATTACGGAAAACAACCAGGTAATCAGTCTGCTGTTCAATTTGATTAATCAACTGGCCAATAGACAACACATCCGTTTCCAGTTTAATAACGGTATTTTGTCCCTCAGTACCCACTGCCAGTAACTGTACAATACAGGCAAAAAGTAAAAAAAATGAAATTTTCGTGATTCTAAAAGGACATTTAATAGATTGATTCTGTACATTAAAAAACTGTAACAAAGTTTTTAAGCTCATACTTCTGCATTAAATTATGTAAATAATAAATATGATTCTAATAATTTTTTGATGTTTCAAAGACTAGCGCTGAAACCATCCATTATAACTTTACTCGATTGTTTTTATATCATAGGCATCCGGTTTATATCGTTTACATCTTACTTAATATGATTGTATTATTTTCCTCATCTTTTTGAATTCTGAATTTATGGATCCTTTGGATTATCCGCAGGATCTCATCTATACCATCACGTTGGCGGAACTTTCCACGATACTTCCAGGTAGAAATTGACGGATCATTAACCACGATCT is from uncultured Macellibacteroides sp. and encodes:
- a CDS encoding RagB/SusD family nutrient uptake outer membrane protein produces the protein MKCNFISNTLLSKCVAVAFLLGGLSGCNSDFLKETPLDFLSSENTYTEVSGIKLGINGLHSSLRDDLYYGGDAIVYFYSTMADVSYNGENPGGVTYDVMTPSNSLFYKLWNNMYKLISRSNELLLYIDDERTTGWESAEQQAAYKGEALFFRAYAYRLLTSFYGDVPLLLEAVSTPETEYVRTPLEKVYAQIENDLLFAAQHLPDPGKEEKKGRVTKGAAYHLLAEVYLQDGKYAEAIEASTHVINDFGYRLMTERFGSTKDVFGTGDVFLDLFAYGNQNLNENKEAIWVGQFGANLSGGGGQNNGPRRHGPRYYSLGKDPAGYACILGELIDGKYTGYSDTLSRPVSWSRPTYHVTHEVWASDWMNDIRNAPHNIKRTYYFQNPASPYNGKVIDFSLWGSYETNGRNQMKDTCNFIYPYWIGKVGDPCHIQAEPLRSGAGYTWKDCYYMRLAETYLNRAEAYIQLGEMQKAADDINVVRSRANAKPVAVGDVSIDYLLDERIRELFTEELRDVVLRRTGKFLECLRKNNDNPQAPGMNVKDHNILWPIPQTEIDATGGALIQNPGYN
- a CDS encoding TonB-dependent receptor; amino-acid sequence: MSLKTLLQFFNVQNQSIKCPFRITKISFFLLFACIVQLLAVGTEGQNTVIKLETDVLSIGQLINQIEQQTDYLVVFRNQEVNINRMVALRKKSEKIGFYLDEAFESTDIVYEINNKYILLYKKNNEAGLKEIAQQGKKITGVVMDAFGPVIGANIMEIGNMNGVISDSEGRFVLSVSPGATLRISYIGYVSQEIKITDQTSYTITLKEDTETLEEVVVVGYGTMKKKDLTGAVKRVNLENSPAIASTNLSQALVGSTAGLNTAQSGYAGDNVSLSIRGNNSFSASQSPLIVLDGIIYNGSMSDINVNDVSSIDILKDASAAAVYGSRSANGVILVTTKKGKADKPTVSFNMSVGTQGASNHKAEYMNAEEYTMRLVDYAYQQNLRTWYKTNPTSDIGRPAYTDISSKEAKAYYLRSQEEKDNYLLGSDIDWIDKVMQNGWTQDYNLGVSGNSENVNYYLSGAYHNEEGLLKNDQFTRYTFNAKVDTKITDWLKLGANVNYSHRDYSGISASFDYATKASPLATYDFETPGYYRTEFAMESAMKDPLQYLFIDNSDLRNTLFLTMTGRVDVPFIKGLSYDFNYSTTRYHRDNNSFYPSDVDGGFINNGKAVKVPENVNSYLFNHIFAYQRAFGDHSLNATFVYTTEERWGDTTMATAESFDTDNLSYNNLSLGTLFSEESSAWQETNLGLMGRISYNYKSRYLLTGTVRRDGYSGFGINNKYVTLPSASIGWVISEENFNPFKDTYLKLRLSYGQNGNQGIDRYVSLAKLGIGAYNYDDEMVISVYPSSMANKDLKWERTSSWNLGLDFGFLNQRLTGSFEVYKSHTKDVLVKRTLPNVTGYSNVWANLGGIDNKGVEVELNSVNIQNRNFSWLSGFTFSLNRDKITDLYGDGSTQDLANGWFVGESIGAVYSYEMLGIWQEEDLFSGNIYDGWYPGQQKFADLNKDGKIDAEHDRKIIGNTNPSCRLSFSNTLTWKNWSLYFILNSMLGGGGYYISGNGLLTPENSSDYVIRLNQPSVRDYWTPENHSNESGTLFRNQQVSTNIYQNRGFARLQDVSLMYTFDKKLLRKTGVLGSLQLFLTGKNLYTFTGWEGWDPEYTSFPLTRSLQFGIKLTL